The following proteins are co-located in the Dromiciops gliroides isolate mDroGli1 chromosome 2, mDroGli1.pri, whole genome shotgun sequence genome:
- the RPS24 gene encoding 40S ribosomal protein S24 isoform X1 — translation MLKLAGNRAPRANDTVTIRTRKFMTNRLLQRKQMVIDVLHPGKATVPKTEIREKLAKMYKTTPDVIFVFGFRTHFGGGKTTGFGMIYDSLDYAKKNEPKHRLARHGLYEKKKTSRKQRKERKNRMKKVRGTAKANVGAGKKKE, via the exons AATGACACTGTAACCATCAGAACCAGGAAGTTCATGACAAACAGACTTCTTCAGCGTAAACAGATG gttatagaTGTCCTTCATCCTGGAAAGGCCACAGTGCCCAAGACTGAAATTCGAGAAAAACTGGCCAAGATGTACAAGACAACTCcagatgtcatttttgtctttggattcagaacccattttggtggtggcaaaacaACAGGCTTTGGCATGATTTATGATTCCCTTgattatgcaaagaaaaatgaaccaaagCACAGACTTGCAAGG CATGGCctgtatgagaagaaaaagacGTCAAGAAAGCAGCGAAAGGAACGcaagaacagaatgaagaaagtcaGGGGTACCGCAAAGGCAAATGTTGGTGCTGGCAAAAAG aAGGAATAA
- the RPS24 gene encoding 40S ribosomal protein S24 isoform X3 — MTNRLLQRKQMVIDVLHPGKATVPKTEIREKLAKMYKTTPDVIFVFGFRTHFGGGKTTGFGMIYDSLDYAKKNEPKHRLARHGLYEKKKTSRKQRKERKNRMKKVRGTAKANVGAGKKKE; from the exons ATGACAAACAGACTTCTTCAGCGTAAACAGATG gttatagaTGTCCTTCATCCTGGAAAGGCCACAGTGCCCAAGACTGAAATTCGAGAAAAACTGGCCAAGATGTACAAGACAACTCcagatgtcatttttgtctttggattcagaacccattttggtggtggcaaaacaACAGGCTTTGGCATGATTTATGATTCCCTTgattatgcaaagaaaaatgaaccaaagCACAGACTTGCAAGG CATGGCctgtatgagaagaaaaagacGTCAAGAAAGCAGCGAAAGGAACGcaagaacagaatgaagaaagtcaGGGGTACCGCAAAGGCAAATGTTGGTGCTGGCAAAAAG aAGGAATAA
- the RPS24 gene encoding 40S ribosomal protein S24 isoform X2, protein MNDTVTIRTRKFMTNRLLQRKQMVIDVLHPGKATVPKTEIREKLAKMYKTTPDVIFVFGFRTHFGGGKTTGFGMIYDSLDYAKKNEPKHRLARHGLYEKKKTSRKQRKERKNRMKKVRGTAKANVGAGKKKE, encoded by the exons AATGACACTGTAACCATCAGAACCAGGAAGTTCATGACAAACAGACTTCTTCAGCGTAAACAGATG gttatagaTGTCCTTCATCCTGGAAAGGCCACAGTGCCCAAGACTGAAATTCGAGAAAAACTGGCCAAGATGTACAAGACAACTCcagatgtcatttttgtctttggattcagaacccattttggtggtggcaaaacaACAGGCTTTGGCATGATTTATGATTCCCTTgattatgcaaagaaaaatgaaccaaagCACAGACTTGCAAGG CATGGCctgtatgagaagaaaaagacGTCAAGAAAGCAGCGAAAGGAACGcaagaacagaatgaagaaagtcaGGGGTACCGCAAAGGCAAATGTTGGTGCTGGCAAAAAG aAGGAATAA